A genomic region of Eucalyptus grandis isolate ANBG69807.140 chromosome 5, ASM1654582v1, whole genome shotgun sequence contains the following coding sequences:
- the LOC120293756 gene encoding disease resistance protein RUN1-like, with protein sequence MLRSKKVLLLLDDTDDASQLDALMQKHEWFGKGSKIVITTKDRGILNVDETYKLTSMDFDHSLTLFSKHAFRRDYPLGQFISHSERVVDMCNGLPLALEVIGSLLSGKSEEEWDATLKELEESPQENVRKKLMINIEALNENQRKIFLDVACFSIGYGKRIVIHLWESCKFLPHQSLGILQQRSLIKIRDDNQLWMHDWLRDIGRTFIEEGSASAVKLSLVDNHFNSLIELDLSNTGNRELANSIGYMKKLKMLKLCNCPIRILPGDIGMLEKLEQLEVGEELTEILSDIGKLPILRKLVLAHCEIPTMPQLPESLITLTIDLYSMKRMSDLSNLLNLRNLKLHVGFEHPTKLEVDPSSWGIGRLRMLEVLDLYCRDIGTLSFDLVLLFKLKELHIQCPNLQCLPRLLTNLSYLDIKSCNRIKATNGFSNLKALSVLEISYCWKLTEIEGLEGLENLRTLKLHYLSLAKLPDLTSLKKLKVIHVSCCFELVEVLDCPESLETLEIEWCPKVQKWPDLSRLKNLKVPHQGKRERS encoded by the exons atgttacGTTCTAAGAAAGTGCTTCTTCTACTTGATGATACTGATGATGCAAGTCAACTTGATGCGCTCATGCAGAAGCATGAGTGGTTTGGCAAGGGAAGCAAGATTGTCATTACAACTAAAGATCGAGGAATTCTCAATGTTGATGAGACTTACAAACTTACTAGCATGGATTTCGATCATTCTCTTACACTTTTTAGCAAGCATGCATTTAGAAGAGATTATCCCTTAGGGCAATTCATATCTCACTCTGAAAGGGTAGTAGATATGTGTAACggtcttcctttagctcttgaggTAATAGGTTCTCTTTTATCTGGAAAAAGCGAAGAGGAGTGGGATGCCACATTAAAGGAGCTAGAAGAAtctcctcaagagaatgttaGAAAGAAGTTAATGATCAACATTGAGGCCTTAAatgaaaaccaaagaaaaatatttcttgatgTTGCTTGTTTTTCCATTGGGTATGGTAAAAGAATTGTGATTCACTTGTGGGAAAGTTGTAAGTTTCTTCCTCATCAATCTCTTGGAATCCTCCAGCAAAGATCTTTGATAAAGATCAGAGACGATAACCAACTGTGGATGCATGATTGGTTAAGAGATATTGGAAGAACTTTTATAGAAGAAGGAAGTG CATCAGCGGTGAAGCTCTCATTAGTGGATAACCATTTCAACTCACTGATTGAGTTAGATCTATCAAACACTGGTAATAGGGAGTTAGCAAATTCAATTGGgtatatgaagaaattgaaaatgctAAAGCTATGCAATTGCCCCATAAGAATACTACCTGGCGACATTGGAATGTTGGAGAAGCTCGAACAGCTAGAGGTAGGGGAAGAATTGACAGAGATTCTCAGTGATATAGGGAAACTaccaattttgagaaaattggtgTTAGCACACTGTGAAATTCCAACGATGCCTCAGCTTCCAGAAAGTCTGATCACTCTAACCATTGATTTATACTCAATGAAGAGAATGTCAGACCTCTCAAACCtattaaatttgagaaatttgaagttGCATGTAGGTTTCGAGCATCCTACAAAACTTGAAGTAGATCCAAGTTCTTGGGGGATTGGAAGATTACGCATGCTTGAGGTCTTGGACTTGTATTGTCGTGATATTGGCACCTTATCTTTTGATCTTGTTCTCCTTTTTAAGCTGAAGGAACTCCATATCCAATGCCCCAATTTGCAATGCCTGCCAAGGCTTCTGACAAATTTGTCATACTTAGATATCAAGAGTTGCAATAGAATAAAAGCGACAAATGGTTTTTCCAATCTAAAAGCGTTATCAGTTTTGGAAATTAGTTATTGTTGGAAGCTAACAGAGATTGAAGGCCTTGAAGGCTTGGAGAATCTGAGAACATTAAAGCTCCATTATTTATCATTGGCAAAGTTGCCTGATCTAACTAGCTTGAAGAAGCTTAAGGTAATTCATGTGTCGTGTTGTTTTGAGTTGGTAGAGGTTCTAGATTGTCCAGAATCATTGGAGACACTTGAGATTGAATGGTGTCCTAAAGTGCAAAAGTGGCCTGATCTATCAAGATTGAAGAATCTGAAAGTTCCACATCAAGGTAAAAGGGAACGGAGTTGA
- the LOC104446469 gene encoding ankyrin repeat-containing protein BDA1, which produces MSESLAKEEEQKAREDRLQQAIEQDNVDLLHNLIVEDQELLDRVSKHPFPHTPLHTAVATGKFEVAMEIIILRPSFARKLNPEGYSPMHLALQYQQYQIVRALMTRYPELIRVQGRGGITPLHYVAGKEGDIELELLAEFLCACKSSIKDLTNRCETAVHVAVKNHNLKAFKVLFGWLKRLHLIDILDRKDKDGNTVLHIAVSKKQLEIIKLLIGYVQVNTKNLQNETALEIFQSNQCDDVYLTMRLCWERCLARLFTRNISLSRFLSREVTFPEMFIFQSDFQDESIRSLILIVATLIATATYQAALSPPGGYWQDNSSNTPANSTVVAANSSGIAVEKPHKAGEIILNGSNLYQFTGLNSSVFMMSIVVICYASAPLLPRSIPVYTLTICFCVAYIFSLITAFPRTDVRAGYYTTAIFLSLLLAVLATPVIGWFTYSRFLRGTDALARRVGKDQK; this is translated from the exons ATGAGCGAGAGtctggccaaagaagaagaacaaaaggctAGGGAGGATCGGCTTCAACAAGCAATCGAACAGGACAATGTTGATTTGCTACATAACTTAATTGTGGAGGATCAAGAGCTCTTAGATCGCGTATCGAAGCACCCTTTCCCACATACTCCACTACACACTGCTGTAGCCACTGGAAAATTCGAGGTGGCCATGGAGATCATCATCTTGAGGCCTTCGTTTGCTCGGAAGCTGAATCCAGAGGGTTATAGTCCCATGCACTTGGCTTTGCAATATCAACAATACCAAATTGTGAGGGCTCTGATGACTCGTTATCCTGAGTTGATTCGAGTCCAAGGACGAGGCGGGATCACCCCTTTGCATTACGTCGCCGGGAAAGAAGGAGACATTGAGCTGGAGCTCCTAGCTGAATTCCTTTGCGCTTGCAAATCATCCATCAAAGATTTGACAAACCGATGCGAGACTGCAGTTCATGTTGCCGTCAAGAACCACAACCTCAAAGCATTCAAGGTTTTGTTTGGATGGCTCAAGCGACTCCATCTGATAGACATCTTGGATCGAAAAGACAAAGATGGTAACACCGTCTTACATATTGCTGTGTCTAAAAAGCAACTTGAG ATCATCAAGCTGTTGATTGGGTATGTCCAAGTAAACACGAAGAACCTCCAGAATGAGACGGCTCTGGAAATCTTCCAAAGTAATCAATGTGACGATGTATATCTTACGATGAGGTTATGCTGGGAAAGATGTCTAGCAAGACTTTTCACTCGCAACATCTCTTTATCGCGGTTTTTAAGCAGGGAAGTAACTTTCCCCGAGATGTTCATATTTCAATCTGACTTTCAAGATGAATCCATTCGCAGCTTGATCCTTATAGTGGCTACCTTAATTGCAACCGCGACTTACCAAGCTGCACTCAGTCCTCCGGGAGGATACTGGCAGGATAACTCTTCAAATACTCCAGCTAATTCCACTGTCGTTGCTGCCAATTCCAGCGGCATTGCGGTTGAAAAGCCACATAAAGCCGGAGAAATTATCCTGAATGGCTCGAATCTATACCAGTTCACGGGCCTCAACAGTTCGGTTTTCATGATGTCCATCGTTGTAATCTGTTACGCCTCTGCTCCCCTATTGCCTCGCAGCATCCCGGTTTACACGTTAACGATTTGTTTCTGTGTTGCCTACATTTTTAGCCTTATAACCGCATTCCCAAGAACCGATGTGCGCGCAGGATATTACACAACGGCAATTTTTTTGAGCTTGTTGCTTGCCGTGTTGGCGACCCCCGTTATAGGATGGTTCACGTACAGCCGATTCCTACGCGGAACTGATGCCCTAGCGAGACGCGTCGGCAAGGATCAGAAATAG